DNA sequence from the Prolixibacter sp. SD074 genome:
GGTCCTGTCTTCTCAGGAAAATCGACAGTACTGACCTGTAATTTTTTATCCGGCTGCATCACATTAATCCGGAAAAACTTCCGAAAAGTACGGCCTTGTTGTACAGCCGATACGTGAACAGCTAATCCGTTGACCATTTTTGTTGTCACCGGAATGCTCACCTGACGACGACTTTTATTCGTTTTCACCACCGGAAGTTGAATTAAGGTATCCGGCTCTTCCAGCGAAATCTGCCAAAAACTTTCACCGGTTGTTCCCAGGTCCAGCTTCAGGTGATCACCAACCTTCACTGACGTTTTTGCCATGTTGGCATAAAATGGATCGACAAACGGATATGTCCGGCATTTGGACCTAAATACCCGGATAACCCGCTCACCGGTAACTTTCTGACCAAACGCATCCTTCGTTTCAGCTGTGACCTTGTAATAACCAGGCTTCAGTTTTTTCCCCGGAAGGAAACACCATGAACGATCCTTCGTGTTGAATTTTAAAGTGGTCAACACTTTTTCAACCGGAAAATCTTCCGGTTTTATTTTATCACCATACACGTTTCCCGGATACAGTTTATCCCACTCTTCCTTCGTGTAAACTGGCCGGTCGGGTGCCTCCCACTCCCGCTCCCTTAATGATTGGTCAGGAGTTTCGAGCCGGGCGAAGGTGACCGTTCCCTTCGCCGAAACAACCTGACCGGCTGAGTTCGTAAATTTCAGCCCCACCTTTATTCCTTTTCCCTTCCGGATACTTTTATCGGAAGCATCCACCTGATGCGAAACATTCACTTGGGCGAACAGTGCCTTCTTAGCGATGTTCAATGATTGGTTAGCAGTCTGAGCCTCTCCGCTGATGTCAGTCACATCTACTTCAATATCATAGTTCAAATGAAACTCATTTTCGGTGGACTTCGGCATGAATTGAAAACGGAACAGACCGTTTGAATCCGTTTTAAACTCGCCGGAAAGAACGTCATCAGGGTTGTTTCCCGAGCGCTCAAACCATAGCGTTTGCCGGGTAATTTTATAGGTTCCGGATACGCCTGCCAATGGGACACCATTAAATGACCTGACCGTTCCGCTAACGGTTACCGGATGCCCCGCCTCGTACTGACCATCAAATTTATCGAATGCTATATGGAATCCGGGCCGCCGGTAAGCCTCTACCCGAAACGACTGATATCCATCGGATGCTCTCAGCGTAAAATTCCCAGCCAAACGACCTGCGGGTAAACGAAATTGACCGATGGCGCTACCGAAACGATTGGTCAGGAGTTTCAGCGAATCGATTACCTGGTTATGCGTATCGCGCAGAAAAACGACCAGGGGTTTGCCGGCAACCGCGCGGGCCGCATCGCCATGCGTTCGAAAAGTAATGGCTTTGAATAAAACGTCCTGTCCCGGCCGGTAGATGGACCGATCGGTGAAGAACCAGGTCTTTTCTTCTGTTGTCTCCGGTTGATGGCGGTAATACGGCTTACGCCAACGCAGGCTTACCGTATCAGCAGACAAACGAACCTGCACCAAATTGCCCTCACCTGTCCAACGTGCCCTGCCCTTATCGTCCGTTTTGAGAAGCGTTTTATTAAGTTGCTCTCCGTTTAACTTCCGTATACTCAATTCGGCCCCGGCAACAGCTTCCCCGTTCGATTGCCGGCGGACCGAAAAAATGCTTCCGGCATCAACTCGTTCCTGCTCAATATACGTCCGGGAAACCGTTAGCGGGAAAAGGCTTTCACAGCCGTCGCCATCTATTTGCATCACATATACTCCTGCCTCTAATGGTTTTAGGAGCAACTCGGTGCTATGCGAACGTAAATCACTATCAGGTACGAGCGTGTATTTTTTTCCCTGAATAACCGGGCAACGAAGTAGCTTCGAGGAATCTTCCCTTGCTTTCAACTGACCATATTTCAGAAAATAGGTTTGGAAAAGTTTCTGGTTGATTTTATGGACAGAGACGTTCACTTCTTCCAGGTTGCTGTAGTTCAACTTAACAGCAAAAGGAAATCCGGGCCTCACGACTGTCTCCGATTGAACGGATAATTGCTGCCGTTTTAGTAGCTGAAGACTATTGAAGCTTCTCTTGCCCACCTCTGTTTTTGGGAATTTTCTCCAGGCCTTTTCGTACAACTTAGCCGCTTTCAGCCAATCCATTCGTTGCTCAGCTGTTTGCGGAACATTATCTAAAAACCTGCTTCCCCGCTGCCGGTAAAAATCCGCTTCCGCTTCCCACACATCTGCCAACAAACCGGAGTGGGCAACTGTCTTTCCCAGTCCATGTATCTCACTCAAAAACAAACGATCAGCATTTCCATGCGACGATTCCCGGTAGGTGAATTTTATACGGTCGAGCCGGGCATAAAACAACGCTACTGAATTTCCATCGCGCTGATGGTATCTTTCGAGCAAACGGTAAAGAATGATTGAGTGATCGTAAAAGTTCAACGGCGTTTTCCGGTCAATAATCACACCCCCCGGTTTTCTCAACCCCAAAGCAGCCTTTTGAAGAGGTAGTGGTGGCCGACGAATCGGCTGGGTAAATAAACTGCCGTCCTGGTAAAAGTTCAGCGCTTTCCGGACCACCAAATCGAGCAAATCCGGCGTACGTTCCCAATCTGCTTTTGGGTCAATAATGAGAGCTTGCCAATTCTTTGCCGGAATTTCTGCCAGGTTATCGGTATGCTGTAATGCCTCGTTAAAACACCGATGAATGTGGTCGACAAAATAACCGGCATCCCACGTATTGATATCGGTGGAGTCGACCCCCCCACGGGCTCTGTCAAGAATTTTCCAACGATTATCGCGATAGATCTGAAGAAAATATTCTCCTTCGTACGCTTTCAGTATGGCTCTTCCCGAAAGGTCTAATTTTTCACCTTCAACCTGCCATGCCGGTAGCGGATTTTCAGGCAATGAATCTTTCAGTGAAAGAAACTGAAGTGTGGTAAACGCTTTCACCCTTTGCGGAACATTGTTCTCTTTGGTTGCCTGGGTGGCTATCTGCCGTACCACTTTTTTCACCGATTCCGGCATTTGTATGTGCGCCAGCGAATCGGCTTCCGCCCATTTTTCCCGGTAGGAAAATTGCTGTGTCGCAGCCCGGGTTGTTGAAAACAGTGAGATGAGCAATAAAGCGGGGAATAATCGGCAGGTCATTTTCATTGGTTGCACTATTTTGGTTTACCCGGATTGTTTTATCTGTTAAACAAAATTGGTACCACAAAAGCTCAGTTTGATTCGCATCCGCCGAAAAGCAAAAGTTTTTACTCTGATTTCCAATTATAAATAAGCTTAATCATCTGTCATTTGCAGTAAATAAAACGTAATTTACCGATAATTTCAATTAAACATACGCATTCGGCACCCACTTTTTTAGAATGCCGTTGGAAAAGCCTAATTTTGTGAACAAAATTTTTCGTCCATGATGAAATCGATGACCGGCTATGGTAAAGCCGAATGCCAACTACCGAACAAGAAAATTACCATCGAGGTAAAATCGCTAAACAGCAAGCAACTTGATATCAACACCCGCATGCCGGGCCTTTATAAAGAGAAAGATATTTCCATCCGGAAATTAATATCTGATATATTGGGGCGCGGGAAAGTGGAATACAACATGTTCCTTGAATCGCTCGGAGAGGAAAGCAATGCGACCATTAATGGCGCAGTAGTACGCGATTATTATCAACAACTTAATTCGATCCGAAAAGATCTTGGGATCGATGAAAATCAATCGTTGCTCGACATTATAATGCACCTTCCGGATACGGTTAAAACGGAGCGTGAAGAGCTGGATGAAGAGGAGTGGAAGCAAATTATCGGCAAAGTAAAAGAAGCACTTCTTCACCTCGATGAATTCCGAGTTCAGGAAGGTAATGCCTTGTACAAAGACATTGAGTCGAATATCCGGCGCATTCAGAATTTACTTCCAGAAGTGGAACCTTTCGAAAAAGAGCGCCTCGACAAAGTAAAGGAACGCATTATAGATAACCTGAATGAGTTGGAAGCTTCGGATTCCGTGGATAATAACCGGTTGGAGCAGGAAATGATTTATTACCTGGAAAAGCTGGACATCAACGAAGAAAAGGTCCGACTGGCCAATCATTGTATCTATTTTCTTGAAACCATGAAATTGGATGAGCAGGTAGGAAAAAAACTAGGGTTCATCGCCCAGGAAATTGGGCGTGAAATCAATACGATGGGTTCCAAGGCCAACCATGCCGAAATTCAGAAAATTGTCATTCAGATGAAAGATGCGCTTGAACGAGTAAAAGAACAAACACTGAATGTTTTATAACTTGCGGAAGAGCGATTATTTGTAGAAATGAAGAAAGGCAAACTGATTATATTCTCGGCGCCGTCCGGTTCGGGTAAGACAACCATTGTTAGGCACCTCCTCACCTGCCCGTTCGACTTTAGATTCTCGATATCAGCAACAACACGAGAGCCACGGGATGGAGAAATCGATGGAAAAGATTATTACTTTTTATCGGTGGATGAGTTTAAGGCAAAACTGGCTGCTGATGAATTTCTGGAATGGGAAGAGGTATATACCGGCAGCTATTACGGTACCCTGAAAAGTGAAGTCGAACGCATTCGCGAAAAAGGCCAGCATGTACTATTTGATGTGGATGTGGTAGGCGGAACGAACATTAAAAAATTTTACGGCGACGAAGCCCTGGCAGTATTTGTCAAACCACCGAGCATCGAAGTATTGGAAAAACGGCTCATTCAGCGCTCTACCGACAGCCCGGAAGTGATTGCCCAACGGGTAACTAAGGCCAAACATGAATTAACTTACACCAAATATTTCGATTACATATTGGTGAATGATGATCTGCAAACTGCATTAAACGAAGCAGAAGAAACTGTGAGAGCTTTTCTGGAAAAATAACCCGGAGGAATGAATATTACACTCTACTTTGGCTCCTTCAACCCAATTCACAACGGCCATTTGGCTATCGCGCACAAGGTGCTGAAAGAAAAATTGTCCGATGAATTATGGCTGGTTGTTTCACCTCAGAATCCGTTAAAAGAGGAAGAAATGCTTTGGCCGGAGGTGGACAGGCTTGCTATGGTAAAACTGGCTATTGAAGGAGAAGAAGGAATTAAAGCCTCGGACTACGAGTTTCACTTGCCGCGGCCATCCTACACTTACCAAACGCTTTTGCGGTTGAAGCAAGATTTTCCTCAACATACATTCAAATTGTTGATTGGAGGTGACAACCTGAAAGCATTTGACCATTGGCGTGATCATCAGAAGATTCTCGATGAATTCGGACTTATCGTGTATCCCCGGCCCGGGTATGAGAACGAAGCACTGGCAAACCATCCAAACGCAACACTACTGAAAGCTCCACTTCTGGATATCTCCTCAACTGAAATCAGGGAGCGTTTGAGCAAAGGACTATCGCTGATTCCACTGATTCCCCAGAAAGTTGCTGATTACATCGAGACCAAAAATTTCAGCTAACAGAAAGGAGCCACACCGTAATCGGCGTGGCTCTTTTTATATCTGAATGAACTTGTTTGTTAATCGAATGAATTAATCCGATTCAAAATATTTTGCTTCTTTTAGAAATAGTAAGTGAAACCAAGATTAATACCCTGCTTGCTGTAAGGTGAAGTTGTTGACAGCGCTTCGTTCGCATTTACCGGATTACCACTCTGGTCAACCTGAATTTTGTCTTTGTAATTAACCGTTGTAGCTCCGGGATAAGTGCTCAACGCATCCTGCCCGTTTACCTCATACCTGGTTACTTCCATTTTTTTCCGTTTAATATTCAAATAGACACCTTCAATCTCCGTGAATACAGACATTTTTTCGTCCAGTTTATATTCAACACCCAGGACGCCTTTGAAACCCAGCGAAAATTTACCGTATATTTTCTGTTCAACTTTCAAATCTGCAACCGGAACCATTTGGGTTGGGTCAGACGGATTGGGCATCAACTGAGTTATATTAGCATTCACCATGGAGTAGCCCCCAACAGGCAATACAAATCCAACTTTGGTATAAACTGAGAAGGTTTTTGAATGACCAGTGCTCATAATAATGGTCGGTGAAACACGATATTGATGCGTATAAACATCAATATTGGGTTCTTGGCCTGCTGAATTCGGAACATTGTAATCGGCAACATTTACTGTTTTACCGATGAGGTAAGTAAAATCAAGCTCAGCTCCAATATTATCATTCAGGTAATAACCGGCAGAAATTCCTACAGGAATACCCGCACCAATGGAGGTATAAATTTGCTCCTGGTAGCCATCTGCGGTAACTCTTCCCTGATTTAAATCAACGTAATAACCATCCTTGGCGACGCCCCATCCGTAACCACCCCGTGCTTTGAGGTAAAAATTCTTAGCTGACAGTGACTGGGAAATACCCATTACCGCCACAATAGTTGCGATAGTTTTTAGTAGTTTCATTTGCTTGTTTTTTGAACGTAAATGGTCATTTAAACTTTCTGCTTATGCAGAACGAAGCAACCTAATCGCCTGATAATCCGAACAATTTCAATCATCGGGCAACATTAAAAGTGGCGTGAAAGTAGAAACAAAATATTAATCGCCAAAACATAACGAACTACCATTCAGACTTATAGAATACGCGGTTTAAATATTCTATAAACAAGTTAAAAGATGTAACTATTTTTTGTTTGAATCACAATAACTTAACATCCCATTCACATTGAGACATCGCGCTATTTATATATAGAAAAAAATAGCTATTATAGAACATAAAAAAATTAATCCGCTCAACAAGCCTGGTTTAATAAGGATTCCTCTACTTTTGTTCCGGTGATAATATTTGATGTTTATCTGCTCGACTGCCGGTAAAACTTTTTAACGAAAAAACCCGGACAAATGCCCGGGCTGATTCTATTGTATCAAGTTTAAACGGTGTGCACAACTTCCATATTCTTCTGCCCCACCTCAATGGCTTCGAGGTTAAGCGGAATGAGTTTGTGGTGCCTTTCGGGAAGTGATTTCTCCAATCCTTTCTTCACCTTCTCCATTCCAAATATGGGTTTCACTTTCAGGTAGGCACCCATAATAATCATGTTGAATGTTTTAGGGTTACCCATTTCAGCTGCCAAACGTGCTCCTTCCACCTTGTAAATATTGATGTCTTTGCGGGTAGGAGGATGAACGATACCATTCGGATCGTATAACAAAACGCCACCTGGCTTCACCTGTTGTTCGAATTTATCCAACGATTGCTGGTTCAGGATGATGGCAGTATCGAATTCGTGCAAAATGGGAGAACTGATGCGTTCGTCACTGATGATAACAGACACATTGGCCGTTCCACCGCGCATTTCAGGTCCGTACGAAGGAAACCAGGTTACTTCCTGATCCTGCATAACACCGGAATACGCCAGGATTTTCCCCATGGAAAGAACGCCTTGTCCACCGAATCCGGCTATAATGATTTCTTCAGTCATCTCTTGATTTTTTGGTTCGGTAATCAATTAAACATTCATTTTCAACGCTTCCGGATCTTCCCTTTCTCCATCTTTCAGGTCGCCAAGCGGATAGAACGGGAACATGTGCTCTTCCATCCATTTGTTGGACTCAACCGGAGAAATTTTCCATCCTGAATTACAGGTCGCAACCACTTCCACGAAAGCGGTCCCTTTTTTGTCAGCCTGCACTTCAAATGCTTTCCGGATGGCTTTTTTCGTTTTCCGAACGGCTGCCGGCGTCTGCACGCTCTGGCGCGTTACATACGCTGCACCAGGCAACTGGGCAATCAGCTCAGTAATTTTCAGCGGGTATCCGTTCAGATCGACATTACGACCG
Encoded proteins:
- the nadD gene encoding nicotinate (nicotinamide) nucleotide adenylyltransferase, which encodes MNITLYFGSFNPIHNGHLAIAHKVLKEKLSDELWLVVSPQNPLKEEEMLWPEVDRLAMVKLAIEGEEGIKASDYEFHLPRPSYTYQTLLRLKQDFPQHTFKLLIGGDNLKAFDHWRDHQKILDEFGLIVYPRPGYENEALANHPNATLLKAPLLDISSTEIRERLSKGLSLIPLIPQKVADYIETKNFS
- a CDS encoding 2-oxoacid:acceptor oxidoreductase family protein codes for the protein MTEEIIIAGFGGQGVLSMGKILAYSGVMQDQEVTWFPSYGPEMRGGTANVSVIISDERISSPILHEFDTAIILNQQSLDKFEQQVKPGGVLLYDPNGIVHPPTRKDINIYKVEGARLAAEMGNPKTFNMIIMGAYLKVKPIFGMEKVKKGLEKSLPERHHKLIPLNLEAIEVGQKNMEVVHTV
- a CDS encoding outer membrane beta-barrel protein → MKLLKTIATIVAVMGISQSLSAKNFYLKARGGYGWGVAKDGYYVDLNQGRVTADGYQEQIYTSIGAGIPVGISAGYYLNDNIGAELDFTYLIGKTVNVADYNVPNSAGQEPNIDVYTHQYRVSPTIIMSTGHSKTFSVYTKVGFVLPVGGYSMVNANITQLMPNPSDPTQMVPVADLKVEQKIYGKFSLGFKGVLGVEYKLDEKMSVFTEIEGVYLNIKRKKMEVTRYEVNGQDALSTYPGATTVNYKDKIQVDQSGNPVNANEALSTTSPYSKQGINLGFTYYF
- a CDS encoding YicC/YloC family endoribonuclease, with product MMKSMTGYGKAECQLPNKKITIEVKSLNSKQLDINTRMPGLYKEKDISIRKLISDILGRGKVEYNMFLESLGEESNATINGAVVRDYYQQLNSIRKDLGIDENQSLLDIIMHLPDTVKTEREELDEEEWKQIIGKVKEALLHLDEFRVQEGNALYKDIESNIRRIQNLLPEVEPFEKERLDKVKERIIDNLNELEASDSVDNNRLEQEMIYYLEKLDINEEKVRLANHCIYFLETMKLDEQVGKKLGFIAQEIGREINTMGSKANHAEIQKIVIQMKDALERVKEQTLNVL
- the gmk gene encoding guanylate kinase encodes the protein MKKGKLIIFSAPSGSGKTTIVRHLLTCPFDFRFSISATTREPRDGEIDGKDYYFLSVDEFKAKLAADEFLEWEEVYTGSYYGTLKSEVERIREKGQHVLFDVDVVGGTNIKKFYGDEALAVFVKPPSIEVLEKRLIQRSTDSPEVIAQRVTKAKHELTYTKYFDYILVNDDLQTALNEAEETVRAFLEK
- a CDS encoding alpha-2-macroglobulin family protein, which gives rise to MKMTCRLFPALLLISLFSTTRAATQQFSYREKWAEADSLAHIQMPESVKKVVRQIATQATKENNVPQRVKAFTTLQFLSLKDSLPENPLPAWQVEGEKLDLSGRAILKAYEGEYFLQIYRDNRWKILDRARGGVDSTDINTWDAGYFVDHIHRCFNEALQHTDNLAEIPAKNWQALIIDPKADWERTPDLLDLVVRKALNFYQDGSLFTQPIRRPPLPLQKAALGLRKPGGVIIDRKTPLNFYDHSIILYRLLERYHQRDGNSVALFYARLDRIKFTYRESSHGNADRLFLSEIHGLGKTVAHSGLLADVWEAEADFYRQRGSRFLDNVPQTAEQRMDWLKAAKLYEKAWRKFPKTEVGKRSFNSLQLLKRQQLSVQSETVVRPGFPFAVKLNYSNLEEVNVSVHKINQKLFQTYFLKYGQLKAREDSSKLLRCPVIQGKKYTLVPDSDLRSHSTELLLKPLEAGVYVMQIDGDGCESLFPLTVSRTYIEQERVDAGSIFSVRRQSNGEAVAGAELSIRKLNGEQLNKTLLKTDDKGRARWTGEGNLVQVRLSADTVSLRWRKPYYRHQPETTEEKTWFFTDRSIYRPGQDVLFKAITFRTHGDAARAVAGKPLVVFLRDTHNQVIDSLKLLTNRFGSAIGQFRLPAGRLAGNFTLRASDGYQSFRVEAYRRPGFHIAFDKFDGQYEAGHPVTVSGTVRSFNGVPLAGVSGTYKITRQTLWFERSGNNPDDVLSGEFKTDSNGLFRFQFMPKSTENEFHLNYDIEVDVTDISGEAQTANQSLNIAKKALFAQVNVSHQVDASDKSIRKGKGIKVGLKFTNSAGQVVSAKGTVTFARLETPDQSLREREWEAPDRPVYTKEEWDKLYPGNVYGDKIKPEDFPVEKVLTTLKFNTKDRSWCFLPGKKLKPGYYKVTAETKDAFGQKVTGERVIRVFRSKCRTYPFVDPFYANMAKTSVKVGDHLKLDLGTTGESFWQISLEEPDTLIQLPVVKTNKSRRQVSIPVTTKMVNGLAVHVSAVQQGRTFRKFFRINVMQPDKKLQVSTVDFPEKTGPGKEVSWKIQVTDESGKPVQAEVAGVVYDASLDDIRMHSWSLSLFNHWFYVRQMPLMIRSVQNDYGHCQNLPMKDVQSEVVPELGLPGWVFGQENSPVFFTAEKADETQVVVNEGVADKRVVIRGVGSAPKVEQPKIRSDLRETAWFGPQLKTDANGMATVHFRMPDALTKWKFMALAHTVNGKTGTTDTSFVSQKPLMVEPYPVRFLVAGDQVELPAKITNLSGKELEADIHLNLIAVDSNDTLQPGFEPRHIVLEDGESGAVKWLVQAPEKAGLYRIQVIGSAGNLGDGYEKTIQVLPAKQWMVQSETFQLKPGGVKVWGPLFPEGEQANDRWTLEWMGNPVWQAIEALPSVMSSRPQSATGLANRLYAYTTVQSLLKQHPEIETELAKRRIRLLNTTDSLKTQMERNDDLANIRLNETPWMDDVVREKKQLQLFNPDTIATNISDDLSRLKAMQQEDGGFSWYPEMKADAWITAQVVNRLSSLVHKSALSGKERAMVGTILAKAMRYLEKEMVASYKRLNGNGQKQDVPSSNIIDYLYAATILEQQPVWNEGQAAGQFFLRKLSQTWMKLRLYQQAQSAMVLWQNDYRKTAQTIIGSLKERAVKSKTLGMYWRTENSSWSYRESSLSLQSVMMPLFEKTGAPKADLAATKLWLLQQKRTHAWATSTETVKAVEALLSTGTDTSLQTSLPVIVLNGQPVSITHSGSPKGYFKYTLSSGLPENSKLELRNNGNTTGFGALYHQFFAPVDSSLSTANGMAVTKSLYRVIRNNDGGSLSSNLKGARPGDLLMVRLRIHTNRDLGFISIADARPAGAEPVKQPSGYESSGRLWYYRVNTDEQTRFFIQELKQGDYLLEYPLRVSHNGDFSTGRVTIQCQFAPAFNASDTAGEVIITQ